GAAAGCCTGATCCGCGGGGCCGGCCGGTCGCCGGCCGGCCCCGACCCTCCGGTGCCGGTCGGGCGGCACCGCCGTCGGGCACGCGCGCGTACAGCGCATACGCTGGGACGATGCAGGACGAGTACCGCACCGTGGCCCGCGCGGGTGTGCACGAGACCGAGATCAACCGCTCCCGCTTCCTGTGCGCCCTCGCCCCGGCCGCCACCGAGCAGGAGGCCCAGGACTTCATCGCCGCCGTCCGCAAGCGGCACGCCGACGCGAGCCACAACTGCTCCGCCTACGTCATCGGGGCCGACGCGGCCGTGCAGAAGGCGAGCGACGACGGCGAACCGGGCGGCACCGCGGGCGTCCCCATGCTCCAGATGCTGCTGCGCCGCGACATGCGGTACGTCGTCGCCGTCGTCACCCGCTACTACGGCGGGATCAAGCTCGGCGCCGGTGGACTGATCAGGGCGTACGGCGGCTCGGTGGGCGAAGCGCTGGACGAACTGGGCACCATCACCCGGCGCCGGTTCCGGCTGGCGACCGTCACCGTCGACCACCAGCGGGCCGGCAAGGTGGAGAACGATCTCCGCTCCACCGGGCGCGAGGTGCGTGATGTTCGTTACGGCGAGGCGGTCACCATCGAGATCGGGCTGCCGGACGCCGACGTGGACGCGTTCCGCGCCTGGCTGGCCGACGCGACCGCGGGGGCGGCCGGGTTCGAGCTGGGCGGAGAGGCCTACGGAGACGTGTGACAGGCAGGGCGAACCGGACGAAACGGTCAACTCC
The window above is part of the Streptomyces sp. NBC_01428 genome. Proteins encoded here:
- a CDS encoding YigZ family protein, with protein sequence MQDEYRTVARAGVHETEINRSRFLCALAPAATEQEAQDFIAAVRKRHADASHNCSAYVIGADAAVQKASDDGEPGGTAGVPMLQMLLRRDMRYVVAVVTRYYGGIKLGAGGLIRAYGGSVGEALDELGTITRRRFRLATVTVDHQRAGKVENDLRSTGREVRDVRYGEAVTIEIGLPDADVDAFRAWLADATAGAAGFELGGEAYGDV